From Callithrix jacchus isolate 240 chromosome 3, calJac240_pri, whole genome shotgun sequence, a single genomic window includes:
- the MAD2L1 gene encoding mitotic spindle assembly checkpoint protein MAD2A, translating into MALQLSREQGITLRGSAEIVAEFFSFGINSILYQRGIYPSETFTRVQKYGLTLLVTTDLELIKYLNNVVEQLKDWLYKCSVQKLVVVISNIESGEVLERWQFDIECDKTAKDDSAPREKSQKAIQDEIRSVIRQITATVTFLPLLEVSCSFDLLIYTDKDLVVPEKWEESGPQFITNSEEVRLRSFTTTIHKVNSMVAYKIPVND; encoded by the exons ATGGCGCTGCAGCTCTCCCGGGAGCAGGGAATCACTCTGCGCGGGAGTGCCGAAATCGTGGCCGAGTTCTTCT CATTTGGCATCAACAGCATTTTATATCAGCGTGGCATATATCCATCTGAAACCTTTACTCGCGTGCAGAAATATGGACTCACCTTGCTTGTAACTACTGATCTTGAGCtcataaaatacctaaataatgTGGTGGAACAACTAAAAG ATTGGTTATACAAGTGTTCGGTTCAGAAACTGGTTGTAGTTATCTCAAACATTGAAAGTGGTGAGGTCCTAGAAAGATGGCAGTTTGATATTGAGTGTGACAAGACTGCAAAAGATGACAG tgCACCCAGAGAAAAGTCTCAGAAAGCTATCCAGGATGAAATCCGTTCAGTGATCAGACAGATCACAGCTACAGTGACATTTCTGCCACTGTTGGAAGTTTCTT GTTCATTTGATCTGCTGATTTATACAGACAAGGATTTGGTTGTACCTGAAAAATGGGAAGAGTCGGGACCACAGTTTATTACCAATTCTGAGGAAGTCCGCCTTCGTTCATTTACTACTACAATCCACAAAGTAAATAGCATGGTGGCCTACAAAATTCCTGTCAATGACTGA